The genomic stretch NNNNNNNNNNNNNNNNNNNNNNNNNNNNNNNNNNNNNNNNNNNNNNNNNNNNNNNNNNNNNNNNNNNNNNNNNNNNNNNNNNNNNNNNNNNNNNNNNNNNNNNNNNNNNNNNNNNNNNNNNNNNNNNNNNNNNNNNNNNNNNNNNNNNNNNNNNNNNNNNNNNNNNNNNNNNNNNNNNNNNNNNNNNNNNNNNNNNNNNNNNNNNNNNNNNNNNNNNNNNNNNNNNNNNNNNNNNNNNNNNNNNNNNNNNNNNNNNNNNNNNNNNNNNNNNNNNNNNNNNNNNNNNNNNNNNNNNNNNNNNNNNNNNNNNNNNNNNNNNNNNNNNNNNNNNNNNNNNNNNNNNNNNNNNNNNNNNNNNNNNNNNNNNNNNNNNNNNNNNNNNNNNNNNNNNNNNNNNNNNNNNNNNNNNNNNNNNNNNNNNNNNNNNNNNNNNNNNNNNNNNNNNNNNNNNNNNNNNNNNNNNNNNNNNNNNNNNNNNNNNNNNNNNNNNNNNNNNNNNNNNNNNNNNNNNNNNNNNNNNNNNNNNNNNNNNNNNNNNNNNNNNNNNNNNNNNNNNNNNNNNNNNNNNNNNNNNNNNNNNNNNNNNNNNNNNNNNNNNNNNNNNNNNNNNNNNNNNNNNNNNNNNNNNNNNNNNNNNNNNNNNNNNNNNNNNNNNNNNNNNNNNNNNNNNNNNNNNNNNNNNNNNNNNNNNNNNNNNNNNNNNNNNNNNNNNNNNNNNNNNNNNNNNNNNNNNNNNNNNNNNNNNNNNNNNNNNNNNNNNNNNNNNNNNaaaaaaaaaaaaaaaaaaaaaaaaaaaaaaaaaaaaaaacaaaaacaaaaacaaaaacaaaaacaaaaacaaaaacaaaaacaaaaacaaaaagtggATTGACACCTAGAtttctaggaccaaaaataaaattaactctaaaaattaaaaataaaataaaggagaAGAAATTTATGAAAAGGAGACCATTAGAGGAAACTTCATTAAAGTACACTAGGAAATGAGAAAGGAAGAACCAGCTTTTTACACTTGGGTTCCAATTGCATTTGATGCTTTAAGCATATGGAAAAGTAAAAGTATAGAAGGATGGCAACACATACCACAAGCAATTCATGGGCACCAAGAGGTGCAGTAATAATGAATGGTATCCCTGGATGCAGCTTGGCAGCTTCAGCAGTTAGTAAAGGAATATCCTGATAATAGAAGTATTATAACTATCTTACTTAGAAGCTTGGGGCATGTTAATTGATGCCATAAGTTTGCAGTGGTGCTAAGAGGATTAATCTACCTGTTTCCAGTGCCGTCCAGGAAAAAGGAAGAATGGGGAAACTATAATTCGACGTGCTCCCTGTTGAACACAGGAATTAAAGGCATCTTCGATAGAAGGCTCTGCCAACTCCTATTTATGTTGGAAGAGAAGTTTCGCTATAAGAATTCAGTTCTATGGAGATAAAACATACAGGTAAAACTATGAACAAGGAGGAAAAGcccatttaaaaaacaaaaacaaaaacaaaaaaaaaatcatttggcTTACTAGGAAGCACACATACTACACTTTAAAGCAACAAAATCAAAGATCAAACTTCACCATATGAGCAGGTTCCACAATGGGGTACTTGGTTTTCTCTTGAAACATTGCCACAAACTCATCTAACAAAGGCAATAAGCTCAGTTTACATTTCCATACAAAACAATAAcagtaacaataacaataacaataataataagctcAGATGACATTTAGCTACCAAGAGTTCACCAAATCATTACACTAGCCTATCAATCACCAATTGCAGATTTAGAGAAGACAGATTTATTAGAAAAGTGAAGCTTACTTAGCATAAGATTAGACTCTTTTCGACGCGACCCATGGTCAACAATTATCACACCATCACCAGCTTTAATACAATTCCTTTCCCCTCTAAAGCCACCATTTGCGATGGCCAAGCACAATCTTGGTGCTAAATAGCCGGTTTTAGAGGGAAACTTACGTACTTTAACAAAATCAGGAACTGCCCCTCCATGGGTTCTTCCTATTTGAGAAATCCTCAAGCTTCAatcatttataataaaagaaacagCAATTAATGACACATTCATGAAGACAAATGATTAATATGTATGCCCAAAATGAGAATACACATGAGAACCCAACTAGTGCTATGAAAACACAATAAAGCATACCTTCTTATACTGAACTGAGAGGATAAAGACAATGACTCCATCAATTCTCTGCAACTTGTGGTCCAGAAGTTTACAAAAATGGAGTATTGATCAGTACAGTCTACTGTCTACCCTGCGTAATCTTTAAAAGACATTCATAAGGTCATAACTAATACTAAGCATAATCAGCCCACACTCAGAGACAATATCAGGGTCCAAATGCCCAATATACACTATCCTCAATACAATACAGTGCAATAAAtttaaacatctttttacatAAGGCGCCAGAATCCCCTTTGCCTAGGAGAAAAGCTATGCAAGATacaacaagagagagagagagagaagggggaaatttgcaattttcGTCCCTTAAGTTTTTGGGTAATTATTATTTTCGTCCCTAGTTTTTGCCAGGTTTTTTGCCAACCAAAACCATCATATGAACTTGGAACAACTGAACATAACAAACCAATCAGTTTCAGTAGGTTAATTGAACTCTAACCCCAATTCAGCAATTTTTTAACTTGATGAGACATTTTTACTATACAAACTGAGATCTTAATATTAGAAAAATGATAATCCCAATTTCTCATTGTTGAATAGTTTCATCAAATGCATTAGTTCAaatttggaaagaaaaaaaattaaaagtattccatgaaacaatcaataatgaaaatatatatgtatagcaCATTATTCTGGGCAAAAGCTTGGAATTTTTCACATTCCAAGTTTCCAATATGGCAAATTGGCAATACATATGCATTTTGAACTTGATAACCATGTTCCATGAAAGCTTTATTTCTGAATTCCAGCATAACAAACTAATAACTACCTGGATTTGAGGATTTCTGCCTTCCAGTTCTGCAGAG from Ipomoea triloba cultivar NCNSP0323 chromosome 12, ASM357664v1 encodes the following:
- the LOC115998256 gene encoding sirohydrochlorin ferrochelatase, chloroplastic; this translates as MESLSLSSQFSIRSLRISQIGRTHGGAVPDFVKVRKFPSKTGYLAPRLCLAIANGGFRGERNCIKAGDGVIIVDHGSRRKESNLMLNEFVAMFQEKTKYPIVEPAHMELAEPSIEDAFNSCVQQGARRIIVSPFFLFPGRHWKQDIPLLTAEAAKLHPGIPFIITAPLGAHELLVVCVAILLYFYFSICLKHQMQLEPKCKKLVLPFSFPSVL